From Hymenobacter sedentarius, a single genomic window includes:
- the rpoC gene encoding DNA-directed RNA polymerase subunit beta', whose protein sequence is MAFAKNKKLVQDFSKVTISLASPEAILERSTGEVVKPETINYRTYKPEMGGLFCERIFGPVKDWECHCGKYKRIRYKGIICDRCGVEVTEKKVRRERMGHIELVVPVAHIWYFKSLPNKIGYLLGLPTKKLDQIIYYERYVVVQPGALAEEGVQILDFLTEDEYLDIIDKLPRENQMLPNEDPNKFIARMGADALHMLLERINLDELSYSLRDSAAHETSQQRKAEALKRLRVVEAFRDAATRVENRPEWMVIRMVPVIPPELRPLVPLDGGRFATSDLNDLYRRVIIRNNRLKRLIEIKAPEVILRNEKRMLQEAVDSLFDNSRKVNAVRAEGNRALKSLSDMLKGKQGRFRQNLLGKRVDYSGRSVIVVGPELKLHECGLPKNMAAELFKPFIIRKLIERGIVKTVKSAKKIVDRKDAVVWDILENVLKGHPVLLNRAPTLHRLGIQAFQPRLIEGKAIQLHPLVCTAFNADFDGDQMAVHVPLGPAAILEASMLMLASHNILNPANGAPIAVPSQDMVLGLYYVTKGKRSTDDETIQGEGRVFYSDEEVVIALNEGQLSKHAYIKVRTQIRDENDDLVTKVVETVAGRVLFNQLVPKEVGFVDELLTKKKLQQIISTVFKRTGMARTAQFLDDIKTLGFQSAYKGGLSMGLGDIQIPKEKDELVLQAQNDVKAVTQNYQMGLITDNERYNQVIDIWTRINNQITETLMGRLERENQGFNSIYMMMHSGARGSREQIRQLGGMRGLMAKPQKSLQGSIGEIIENPILSNFKEGLDVIEYFISTHGARKGLADTALKTADAGYLTRRLVDVSQDVIVNEPDCGTLRGIETFALKDNEDIVEPLSERILGRVTVHDIVDPITDEVILASGSEIKEDTTRRIDATGIESVEIRSVLTCESKRGICAKCYGRNLASGRMVQRGEAVGVIAAQSIGEPGTQLTLRTFHVGGTASNIAVEANIKSKFAGVVEFEDVRTVATTTPEGVKGAVVMGRSGEIRIVEKGTGKVFTTNHVPYGSFMLVEEGQEVEKGQELNNWDPYNAVILAEFDGTVQFDAITEGITYREESDEQTGHREKVIIESKAKDQNPSIIVRPGKKGDAEGQKAYSIPVGSHLNVENNDKIKAGHILAKIPRSVGKTRDITGGLPRVTELFEARNPSNPAVVSEIDGVVTYGTVKRGNREIYVESKDGVKKKYMVPLSKHILVQDNDFIRAGMPLSDGAITPSDILSIQGPGAVQEYLVNEIQEVYRLQGVKINDKHIEVVVRQMMQKVVILDAGDTSFLENQVIDKIIFMAENDMIIDMKVVTEAGDSTNMKPGQIVNARKLRDENSSLKRRDLALVQVRDAQPAVSRPTLQGITQASLGTASFISAASFQETTKVLSEAAIRGKADQLLGLKENVIVGHLIPAGTGLREYTRQVVGSKEEMEAAQLAAKAAEEVVPAKRPSRAGKREVSAE, encoded by the coding sequence ATGGCTTTCGCAAAAAACAAGAAACTGGTACAGGACTTCTCCAAAGTCACCATTTCCCTGGCCTCGCCCGAAGCAATTCTGGAGCGGAGCACTGGCGAAGTAGTGAAGCCTGAAACCATCAATTACCGCACCTACAAGCCCGAGATGGGTGGCTTGTTCTGTGAGCGGATTTTCGGTCCGGTTAAGGACTGGGAATGCCATTGCGGCAAATACAAGCGCATTCGCTACAAGGGCATCATCTGCGACCGTTGCGGCGTGGAGGTGACCGAGAAGAAAGTGCGTCGTGAGCGCATGGGCCACATCGAACTCGTTGTGCCGGTTGCTCACATCTGGTACTTCAAGTCGCTGCCTAACAAAATCGGCTACCTGCTGGGCCTGCCCACCAAGAAGCTCGACCAGATTATCTATTACGAGCGGTACGTCGTGGTTCAGCCCGGTGCCTTGGCTGAAGAGGGCGTGCAGATTCTCGACTTCCTCACCGAAGACGAGTACCTGGACATCATCGACAAACTCCCCCGGGAGAACCAGATGCTGCCCAATGAGGACCCCAACAAGTTCATCGCCCGCATGGGTGCCGATGCCCTGCATATGCTGCTGGAGCGCATCAACTTGGACGAGTTGAGCTACTCACTGCGTGACTCCGCTGCCCACGAGACTTCGCAGCAGCGTAAGGCTGAGGCGTTGAAGCGTCTGCGCGTAGTGGAAGCCTTCCGTGACGCCGCTACCCGCGTGGAAAACCGCCCCGAGTGGATGGTAATCCGCATGGTGCCGGTGATTCCGCCGGAATTGCGTCCCCTCGTTCCGCTCGACGGTGGCCGTTTCGCCACTTCCGACTTGAACGACCTGTACCGTCGCGTTATCATTCGTAACAACCGCCTCAAGCGCCTGATTGAAATCAAAGCGCCCGAGGTGATTCTGCGGAACGAGAAGCGCATGCTGCAGGAGGCTGTTGACTCCTTGTTCGACAACTCGCGTAAGGTGAACGCCGTGCGTGCCGAAGGCAACCGCGCTCTGAAGTCGCTGTCCGATATGCTGAAAGGCAAGCAGGGCCGTTTCCGTCAGAACCTGCTTGGTAAGCGTGTTGACTACTCCGGTCGTTCGGTAATCGTTGTAGGTCCTGAGCTGAAACTGCACGAGTGCGGTCTGCCCAAGAACATGGCGGCCGAGCTGTTCAAGCCGTTCATCATCCGCAAGCTCATCGAGCGTGGCATTGTGAAGACGGTGAAATCGGCTAAGAAAATCGTGGACCGTAAGGACGCCGTGGTTTGGGACATCCTGGAGAACGTGCTGAAAGGCCACCCGGTGTTGCTCAACCGTGCTCCTACGCTGCACCGCTTGGGTATCCAGGCGTTCCAGCCGCGCCTCATCGAGGGCAAGGCTATCCAGCTGCACCCCCTCGTTTGTACGGCCTTCAACGCTGACTTTGACGGTGACCAGATGGCTGTGCACGTTCCCCTCGGACCGGCCGCTATCCTGGAAGCCTCCATGCTCATGCTGGCCTCGCACAACATCCTAAATCCCGCCAACGGCGCGCCCATCGCGGTACCGTCGCAGGACATGGTTCTGGGTCTGTACTACGTTACCAAAGGCAAGCGCAGCACCGACGACGAGACGATTCAGGGCGAAGGCCGTGTGTTCTACTCGGATGAAGAGGTTGTGATTGCCCTCAATGAAGGCCAGCTCTCGAAGCACGCCTACATTAAGGTGCGGACGCAGATTCGCGACGAGAACGACGACTTGGTTACCAAGGTAGTTGAGACCGTAGCCGGCCGCGTGCTGTTCAACCAGCTCGTGCCTAAGGAAGTTGGTTTCGTAGATGAGCTGCTGACCAAGAAGAAGCTGCAGCAAATCATCTCGACGGTGTTCAAGCGCACGGGCATGGCTCGTACGGCTCAATTCCTCGATGATATCAAGACCCTCGGTTTCCAGTCGGCCTACAAAGGCGGCTTGAGCATGGGTCTGGGTGACATCCAGATTCCGAAAGAGAAAGACGAGCTAGTACTGCAAGCGCAGAACGACGTGAAGGCCGTGACCCAGAACTACCAGATGGGTCTGATTACCGACAACGAGCGTTACAACCAGGTTATCGACATCTGGACGCGTATCAACAACCAAATCACGGAAACGCTGATGGGTCGTTTGGAGCGCGAAAACCAGGGCTTCAACTCCATCTACATGATGATGCACTCGGGAGCCCGTGGCTCGCGCGAGCAGATTCGTCAGCTGGGCGGTATGCGTGGTCTGATGGCCAAGCCGCAGAAGTCGCTGCAGGGTTCTATTGGTGAGATTATCGAAAACCCGATTCTGTCTAACTTCAAAGAAGGCCTGGACGTAATCGAGTACTTCATCTCGACCCACGGTGCCCGGAAAGGTCTGGCTGACACGGCTCTGAAGACGGCTGACGCCGGCTACCTGACCCGTCGTCTGGTAGACGTTTCGCAGGACGTAATCGTGAACGAGCCGGACTGCGGTACCCTGCGTGGCATCGAAACCTTCGCGTTGAAAGACAACGAGGACATCGTTGAGCCACTGTCGGAGCGTATCCTCGGCCGCGTAACGGTTCACGACATCGTGGACCCCATCACGGACGAAGTTATCTTGGCTTCCGGTTCGGAAATCAAGGAAGACACAACCCGTCGCATCGATGCTACCGGCATCGAGTCGGTAGAGATTCGCTCGGTACTGACTTGCGAAAGCAAGCGCGGTATCTGCGCCAAGTGCTACGGCCGTAACCTGGCTTCGGGCCGCATGGTGCAGCGTGGCGAGGCCGTTGGTGTTATCGCCGCTCAGTCGATTGGTGAGCCCGGCACGCAACTGACCCTGCGTACCTTCCACGTAGGTGGTACGGCTTCCAACATTGCGGTGGAAGCCAACATCAAGTCGAAGTTCGCTGGTGTGGTTGAGTTCGAAGACGTACGTACCGTGGCTACCACCACGCCGGAAGGCGTGAAGGGTGCTGTGGTAATGGGTCGCTCGGGCGAGATTCGCATCGTGGAGAAAGGCACTGGCAAAGTATTCACCACCAACCACGTTCCCTACGGCTCTTTCATGCTGGTAGAGGAAGGTCAGGAAGTGGAGAAAGGCCAGGAGCTGAACAACTGGGACCCGTACAACGCCGTTATTTTGGCCGAGTTCGACGGTACCGTTCAGTTCGACGCCATCACCGAAGGCATTACGTATCGTGAGGAATCGGACGAACAGACCGGTCACCGCGAGAAGGTAATCATCGAATCGAAGGCTAAAGACCAGAACCCGTCCATCATTGTGCGCCCCGGCAAAAAGGGCGATGCCGAAGGCCAGAAGGCCTACAGCATCCCCGTAGGTTCGCACTTGAACGTGGAAAACAACGACAAAATCAAGGCGGGTCACATCCTGGCTAAGATTCCTCGCTCCGTTGGCAAAACACGTGACATCACCGGTGGTCTGCCGCGTGTTACCGAACTCTTCGAAGCCCGGAACCCGTCGAACCCCGCCGTGGTATCGGAAATCGACGGCGTAGTAACCTACGGCACCGTGAAACGCGGTAACCGTGAAATCTACGTGGAGTCGAAAGACGGTGTCAAGAAGAAGTACATGGTGCCGCTGTCGAAGCACATTCTGGTGCAGGACAACGACTTTATCCGCGCCGGCATGCCGCTGTCGGATGGCGCCATCACGCCTTCGGACATCCTGAGCATTCAGGGCCCCGGCGCCGTGCAGGAATACCTCGTGAACGAGATTCAGGAAGTATACCGCTTGCAGGGTGTGAAAATCAACGATAAGCACATCGAGGTGGTAGTTCGCCAGATGATGCAGAAAGTTGTGATTCTGGATGCCGGTGACACTTCGTTCCTCGAAAACCAGGTGATTGATAAAATCATCTTCATGGCCGAGAACGACATGATTATCGACATGAAAGTCGTGACCGAAGCCGGTGATTCGACGAACATGAAGCCCGGTCAGATTGTGAACGCCCGCAAGCTTCGCGACGAGAACAGCAGCCTGAAGCGCCGTGACCTTGCCCTGGTGCAGGTGCGCGATGCCCAACCTGCCGTTTCGCGTCCGACCCTGCAAGGCATCACGCAGGCTTCGTTGGGTACGGCCTCGTTCATCTCGGCCGCATCCTTCCAGGAGACGACCAAGGTGCTGAGTGAAGCCGCCATCCGTGGCAAGGCCGACCAGCTCCTGGGCTTAAAGGAGAACGTAATCGTTGGTCACCTCATCCCGGCCGGTACTGGCTTGCGCGAGTACACGCGTCAGGTAGTAGGCTCGAAAGAGGAAATGGAGGCTGCTCAACTAGCCGCCAAGGCCGCCGAGGAGGTTGTACCTGCCAAGCGGCCCAGCCGCGCTGGCAAGCGTGAAGTATCGGCTGAGTAA
- a CDS encoding DUF3467 domain-containing protein, whose protein sequence is MQPNDQNPDPNAINIELSEAMAEGEYANLAMIAHSNSEFVIDFIRMMPGLPKAKVKARIVVTPEHAKRLLQALTENIERFEAAFGAIKMQNEAPSYPMNFGGAVGEA, encoded by the coding sequence ATGCAGCCAAACGACCAAAACCCGGACCCCAACGCCATCAACATTGAGCTTTCCGAAGCCATGGCTGAGGGCGAATACGCCAACCTCGCCATGATTGCACATAGCAACAGCGAGTTCGTAATTGACTTCATCCGCATGATGCCCGGCTTGCCTAAGGCTAAGGTGAAGGCGCGCATTGTCGTTACACCGGAGCATGCCAAGAGGCTTTTACAGGCCCTAACAGAAAACATCGAGCGTTTTGAAGCGGCCTTTGGCGCTATTAAAATGCAGAATGAAGCCCCGAGTTATCCGATGAACTTTGGAGGCGCAGTAGGGGAGGCGTAA
- the rpsL gene encoding 30S ribosomal protein S12 yields MPTINQLVRKGREALTTKSKSPALDSCPQRRGVCTRVYTTTPKKPNSAMRKVARVRLTNGKEVNAYIPGEGHNLQEHSIVLIRGGRVKDLPGVRYHIIRGALDTAGVSGRTQRRSKYGAKRPKPGQPAAAAGKGGKGAPAKKK; encoded by the coding sequence ATGCCAACCATCAATCAGTTAGTACGGAAAGGCCGTGAGGCTTTGACTACCAAGTCGAAGTCGCCCGCCCTTGATTCGTGCCCGCAGCGTCGGGGCGTGTGCACCCGTGTGTACACCACCACGCCTAAGAAGCCGAACTCGGCTATGCGCAAAGTGGCCCGTGTGCGCCTTACCAACGGTAAGGAAGTAAACGCATACATCCCCGGTGAAGGCCACAACCTCCAGGAACACAGCATCGTGCTGATTCGTGGTGGCCGGGTTAAAGACTTGCCAGGTGTTCGCTACCACATCATCCGTGGCGCCCTGGACACCGCCGGTGTAAGCGGCCGGACCCAGCGTCGTTCTAAGTATGGTGCTAAGCGTCCGAAGCCCGGTCAACCCGCAGCAGCAGCTGGCAAGGGTGGCAAAGGCGCACCAGCTAAAAAGAAATAA
- the rpsG gene encoding 30S ribosomal protein S7, whose translation MRKSKPKKRILLPDPKYKETLVTRFVNYMMYDGKKNLAYTIFYDACDLVEQRTKESGLEMWRKALNNVMPTVEVKSRRVGGATFQVPIEVRADRRISVGAKWMIQYARRRGEKTMKDKLAGEIIAAAKGEGAAVKKKDDTHRMAEANKAFSHFRF comes from the coding sequence ATGAGAAAGTCTAAACCAAAGAAGCGCATCTTGCTGCCGGACCCTAAATACAAGGAGACGCTGGTAACCCGCTTTGTGAACTATATGATGTACGACGGGAAGAAAAACCTGGCGTACACCATCTTCTATGACGCTTGCGACCTCGTGGAGCAGCGCACCAAGGAGAGCGGCCTCGAAATGTGGCGCAAAGCGTTGAATAACGTGATGCCCACCGTGGAAGTAAAGAGCCGCCGCGTAGGTGGTGCTACCTTCCAAGTTCCGATTGAAGTGCGTGCTGACCGCCGCATTTCGGTAGGTGCTAAATGGATGATTCAGTATGCTCGTCGTCGTGGTGAGAAGACCATGAAGGACAAGCTGGCCGGCGAAATCATCGCTGCCGCCAAAGGCGAAGGTGCTGCCGTTAAGAAGAAAGACGACACCCACCGCATGGCAGAGGCTAACAAGGCCTTCTCGCACTTCCGTTTCTAA
- the fusA gene encoding elongation factor G yields the protein MAVNKDLQYLRNIGIMAHIDAGKTTTSERILYYTGKTHKIGEVHDGAATMDWMEQEQERGITITSAATTTFWNYPTDVKGDPTSETKQYKINLIDTPGHVDFTVEVERSLRVLDGAVALFCAVSGVEPQSETVWRQADKYKVPRICFVNKMDRAGADFFKAVAEIKDKLGANPVPLQIPIGAEDTFKGAVDLLTGKAIVWDDATEGKSYSEIPVPEDLVETVAEWRQKLVESVAEYDDALLEKFFENPDSITREEMMVVIRQAVIDMKFSPVLCGSAFKNKGVQTMLDAVMAYLPSPLDMPAIIGTHPESGVEIERHPDNSEPFTALAFKIATDPFVGRLCFFRCYSGVLDAGSYVLNNRTGKKERISRLMQMHSNKQNPIDKIQAGDIAAGVGFKDIKTGDTLTDEKNPIVLESMSFPEPVIGYAIEPKTQADVDKMGMAIAKLIEEDPTLKVNTDPETGQTVLRGMGELHLEIIIDRMRREFKVEINQGAPMVAYKEILTKKVEHRETYKKQTGGRGKFGDIVFELGPKETEPEKPGFEFDNAIVGGVIPREFIQPIQKGFEEAMRQGPLAGFPVEGMKVRLFHGSYHDVDSDALSFELAARGGFREAARQAGPKLLEPIMAVEVVCPDEYTGPVTGDLNRRRGLMKGMDTKGGAQVIKADVPLSELFGYVTALRTISSGRASASLTFSHYEQVPSNLAEGIIAKVKGSK from the coding sequence ATGGCCGTTAACAAAGACCTACAATACCTCCGGAACATCGGGATTATGGCGCACATCGACGCCGGTAAGACCACGACTTCGGAGCGTATTCTGTACTACACGGGTAAAACCCACAAAATCGGGGAAGTGCACGATGGTGCCGCCACGATGGACTGGATGGAGCAGGAGCAGGAGCGCGGCATCACGATTACCTCGGCTGCCACTACTACCTTCTGGAACTACCCCACCGACGTAAAAGGTGACCCTACGTCGGAAACCAAGCAATATAAAATCAACCTGATTGACACCCCTGGCCACGTGGACTTCACGGTGGAAGTGGAACGTTCGCTGCGCGTACTGGACGGTGCCGTGGCCCTGTTCTGCGCCGTGTCGGGTGTTGAGCCGCAGTCGGAGACGGTATGGCGTCAGGCTGACAAATACAAAGTGCCCCGCATTTGCTTCGTCAACAAGATGGACCGTGCCGGCGCTGACTTCTTCAAGGCGGTTGCCGAAATCAAAGACAAATTGGGTGCTAACCCAGTGCCGTTGCAGATTCCGATTGGTGCTGAAGACACCTTCAAAGGTGCTGTGGACTTGCTAACCGGCAAAGCCATTGTATGGGATGATGCTACCGAAGGCAAGTCGTACAGCGAAATCCCCGTTCCCGAGGATTTGGTGGAGACCGTAGCCGAGTGGCGTCAGAAGCTCGTTGAGAGTGTTGCTGAGTATGATGACGCGTTGCTGGAGAAGTTCTTCGAAAACCCCGATTCCATTACTCGCGAAGAAATGATGGTCGTTATCCGCCAAGCGGTAATCGACATGAAATTCTCGCCCGTATTGTGCGGCTCGGCCTTCAAAAACAAGGGTGTGCAGACGATGCTGGACGCCGTTATGGCGTACCTTCCGTCGCCGCTCGATATGCCCGCTATCATCGGTACCCATCCCGAGAGCGGCGTTGAGATTGAGCGTCACCCCGACAACTCGGAGCCTTTCACCGCTCTGGCTTTCAAAATTGCTACCGACCCATTCGTAGGCCGTCTGTGCTTCTTCCGCTGCTACAGCGGTGTGTTGGATGCTGGTTCGTATGTGCTCAACAACCGCACCGGCAAGAAGGAGCGTATCTCGCGCCTCATGCAGATGCACTCCAACAAGCAGAACCCGATTGACAAAATCCAAGCGGGTGACATTGCAGCAGGTGTTGGTTTCAAAGACATCAAAACCGGCGATACGCTAACCGACGAGAAGAACCCCATCGTTCTCGAGTCGATGAGCTTCCCCGAGCCCGTAATCGGTTACGCCATCGAGCCAAAAACCCAGGCTGACGTTGACAAAATGGGCATGGCCATTGCCAAGCTCATCGAGGAAGATCCTACCCTGAAGGTAAACACCGACCCAGAGACCGGCCAGACCGTGTTGCGTGGTATGGGCGAGCTGCACTTGGAAATCATCATCGACCGCATGCGTCGTGAATTCAAAGTGGAAATCAACCAGGGTGCCCCGATGGTAGCCTACAAGGAGATTCTGACTAAGAAGGTAGAGCACCGCGAAACCTACAAGAAGCAGACCGGTGGCCGCGGTAAATTCGGCGACATCGTGTTTGAACTCGGCCCGAAAGAGACCGAGCCCGAAAAGCCTGGCTTCGAGTTTGACAACGCCATTGTTGGCGGTGTTATTCCCCGCGAATTCATCCAGCCGATTCAGAAAGGTTTCGAAGAAGCTATGCGTCAGGGTCCGTTGGCCGGCTTCCCGGTTGAGGGCATGAAAGTGCGCCTGTTCCACGGCTCTTACCACGACGTTGACTCGGACGCGCTGTCGTTCGAACTTGCTGCCCGCGGTGGTTTCCGCGAAGCTGCGCGTCAGGCTGGTCCGAAATTGCTCGAGCCCATCATGGCTGTTGAAGTGGTTTGCCCCGACGAATACACGGGTCCCGTAACCGGTGACTTGAACCGTCGTCGTGGTCTGATGAAAGGCATGGACACGAAAGGTGGTGCCCAGGTTATCAAGGCCGACGTTCCGCTGTCGGAGCTGTTCGGTTACGTAACTGCCCTGCGTACGATTTCGTCGGGTCGCGCTTCGGCTTCGCTCACGTTCTCGCACTACGAGCAAGTGCCCAGCAACTTGGCCGAAGGCATCATTGCTAAAGTAAAAGGAAGTAAATAA
- the rpsJ gene encoding 30S ribosomal protein S10 → MNQKIRIKLKSYDHNLVDKSAEKIVKAVKATGAIVSGPIPLPTQKEKFTVLRSPHVNKKSREQFQLCTYKRLVDIFSTSSKTVDALMKLELPSGVDVEIKV, encoded by the coding sequence ATGAACCAGAAAATCCGCATTAAGCTGAAGTCCTACGACCACAACCTCGTAGACAAATCGGCCGAGAAAATCGTGAAAGCAGTGAAGGCCACCGGTGCCATCGTGAGCGGTCCGATTCCTTTGCCGACCCAAAAAGAGAAGTTCACCGTGCTGCGCTCGCCCCACGTGAACAAGAAGAGCCGGGAGCAGTTCCAGCTTTGCACCTACAAGCGCCTCGTGGACATCTTCTCGACTTCGTCGAAGACCGTAGATGCCCTGATGAAGCTGGAATTGCCCAGCGGCGTTGACGTAGAAATCAAAGTCTGA
- a CDS encoding O-antigen ligase family protein translates to MQSVFTLARLHRAAMFFCVCIIVGIFIAHWFRVLPSIGMAGIALTGLIYAGVYRRIANWNEWPVFGSLFLVFMLHLVQGLNTDAANYYEYGKDIVLQLPFLALVVGFWLLPALPARYLRALWLILIAITLIAALGATVNYLMNVGEINEMYLHSKVMPTEPDHIRFSLIITLAIAAGVLLLVHKAIHSHWRPWLIGGLMFLALFLHLLAVRSGEMTFYVLGALAVVRLISRAKQWKQAATLAAVLLLLPAVSFIALPTFRNKIFNTQDDVSSVNRSSVGKTYSISSRVYSYKVALAVWNENMLIGVGKPDLKTEMAKRYAILYPELTPEYYIQPHNQYLYNLAAYGLLGLLVFCVGIFYPAWWARRKYAPLLLAQYISIALSFLVEYTLETQVGLAYVVFFLFLALQGSLPATENDTQWRPA, encoded by the coding sequence ATGCAATCTGTTTTCACTCTTGCTCGCTTGCACCGGGCAGCTATGTTCTTCTGCGTTTGCATTATCGTTGGCATTTTCATTGCCCACTGGTTTCGTGTCTTGCCCAGTATCGGGATGGCAGGCATTGCCCTTACCGGTTTAATATATGCTGGGGTATACCGCCGAATCGCTAATTGGAACGAATGGCCGGTATTCGGAAGCCTGTTCTTAGTGTTCATGTTACACCTAGTTCAGGGATTGAATACTGATGCTGCCAATTACTATGAGTACGGGAAAGACATTGTGCTGCAGTTGCCTTTCTTGGCTTTGGTGGTAGGGTTTTGGTTGTTGCCGGCACTGCCCGCACGGTACCTGCGGGCGCTTTGGCTTATCCTAATAGCGATAACACTAATAGCAGCCCTTGGGGCTACAGTCAATTATCTAATGAATGTTGGCGAAATAAACGAGATGTATCTGCACTCGAAGGTGATGCCAACCGAGCCGGACCATATCCGCTTCAGCTTGATTATTACATTGGCAATAGCAGCGGGAGTTCTTCTATTGGTACACAAGGCCATTCATTCCCATTGGCGCCCTTGGCTAATCGGAGGCCTGATGTTTCTCGCTCTCTTTCTCCATTTGTTGGCAGTACGAAGCGGGGAAATGACATTTTACGTTCTAGGAGCACTAGCTGTGGTGCGTCTTATAAGTCGGGCCAAGCAGTGGAAACAAGCAGCGACGCTAGCGGCAGTGCTCCTGCTGCTGCCCGCAGTTAGCTTTATCGCTTTACCGACTTTCCGCAATAAGATATTTAATACACAGGATGATGTAAGCAGTGTTAACCGCAGCTCGGTTGGGAAGACATATTCCATTTCCTCGCGTGTATACTCTTACAAAGTGGCCTTAGCGGTTTGGAACGAGAATATGTTAATTGGAGTCGGGAAACCAGACCTCAAAACGGAGATGGCAAAGCGCTACGCCATTTTATATCCTGAGCTAACTCCTGAGTATTATATACAGCCCCACAACCAATACTTATACAATCTAGCTGCCTACGGTTTACTGGGGCTATTAGTATTCTGTGTGGGCATCTTCTACCCGGCGTGGTGGGCCCGCCGGAAATATGCTCCTTTGTTGTTGGCGCAATACATTAGCATTGCTCTCTCGTTCTTGGTCGAATACACCTTGGAAACGCAGGTTGGGTTAGCGTATGTAGTGTTCTTCTTGTTTCTGGCCTTGCAGGGCTCTCTGCCCGCTACGGAAAATGACACCCAATGGCGACCTGCTTAA
- the rplC gene encoding 50S ribosomal protein L3 produces MPGIIGKKIGMTSLFTPDGKNIPCTLIEAGPCVVTQVKTIANDGYTAIQIGYGEKKAKNTTKALVGHFAKAGTTPKKKLVEFRLDAESTYAAGATIDATLFEEGEFVDVVGTSKGKGFQGVVKRYNFQGVGGQTHGQHNRLRHPGSIGACSWPSRVFKGMRMGGRMGNDRVKVQNLKVMRVVGDKNLILVSGSIPGAKNSYVVIEK; encoded by the coding sequence ATGCCTGGCATCATCGGTAAGAAAATCGGTATGACAAGCCTCTTCACTCCGGATGGGAAAAACATTCCCTGCACGCTCATCGAAGCGGGTCCGTGCGTAGTGACGCAGGTTAAGACTATCGCGAATGACGGCTACACCGCCATTCAAATTGGGTACGGCGAGAAAAAAGCCAAGAACACGACCAAAGCATTGGTTGGTCACTTCGCTAAAGCTGGTACTACCCCCAAGAAAAAATTGGTTGAATTCCGCCTCGACGCCGAATCGACCTATGCCGCCGGCGCCACCATCGATGCTACTCTTTTCGAAGAGGGCGAGTTTGTGGACGTGGTGGGTACTTCCAAAGGCAAGGGTTTCCAGGGCGTTGTAAAGCGTTACAACTTCCAGGGTGTTGGTGGCCAGACCCACGGTCAGCACAACCGCCTGCGTCACCCCGGTTCTATCGGTGCTTGCTCCTGGCCTTCGCGCGTATTCAAAGGAATGCGTATGGGTGGCCGGATGGGCAATGACCGCGTGAAAGTGCAGAACCTAAAGGTGATGCGCGTAGTAGGCGACAAGAACCTGATTCTGGTGAGCGGCTCGATTCCCGGCGCGAAGAATTCTTACGTGGTAATCGAGAAATAG
- the rplD gene encoding 50S ribosomal protein L4, whose product MELAVYNLKGEDTGRKVTLSDAIFGLEVNEHVMYLDVKQYLANQRQGTHKSKQRNEVHGTTKKLKKQKGTGGARAGSMKSGVFVGGGRMFGPQPRDYSFKLNKKTKRVARLSALSSLAKDGKISLVENIAMDAPRTKDFVAILDGLKLNNGKKTMLVTGEVNKNVVLSARNLQKVKVSTPIGLNTHDLLNTDTLLISEDGMASLVELYSTAE is encoded by the coding sequence ATGGAACTCGCAGTATATAACCTCAAAGGCGAAGACACCGGCCGCAAAGTGACCCTGTCTGACGCCATCTTCGGTCTCGAAGTAAACGAGCACGTGATGTACCTGGACGTGAAACAGTACTTGGCCAACCAGCGCCAGGGCACGCACAAGTCCAAGCAGCGCAACGAGGTGCACGGCACCACGAAGAAGCTCAAGAAACAAAAAGGTACGGGCGGTGCCCGCGCCGGCAGCATGAAGTCGGGTGTGTTCGTAGGTGGTGGCCGGATGTTCGGTCCTCAGCCCCGCGACTACAGCTTCAAGCTGAACAAGAAGACCAAGCGCGTAGCTCGTCTCTCAGCTCTTTCGAGCCTGGCGAAGGATGGCAAAATCTCCCTCGTGGAGAACATCGCCATGGATGCTCCCCGCACCAAGGACTTCGTCGCCATCTTGGACGGCCTCAAGCTGAACAATGGCAAAAAGACCATGCTTGTTACCGGTGAGGTAAACAAGAACGTTGTTCTCAGCGCCCGCAACCTGCAGAAAGTGAAAGTGTCGACGCCAATCGGCCTCAACACCCACGACCTGCTAAACACGGACACGCTGCTGATTTCGGAAGACGGCATGGCTTCATTGGTTGAACTCTATAGCACCGCCGAATAA